The following coding sequences lie in one Ostrinia nubilalis chromosome 2, ilOstNubi1.1, whole genome shotgun sequence genomic window:
- the LOC135078083 gene encoding uncharacterized protein LOC135078083: MSGARERRADTVELLPLKSALVNNNREDEAYYPPALPSTSNLSNLYEYTLLSKRTPASKRLLSKTTQPSPTPLVTLCGAPPPSRKREELAALANLRKKVAPALLPDSPGHSPGRCAGAASSRKREELAALANLRKKVAPALLPDRKREELAALANLRKKVAPALLPDR; this comes from the exons ATGAGCGGGGCACGCGAGCGCCGCGCCGACACCGTCGAGCTCCTGCCTCTGAAGTCGGCGCTGGTCAACAACAACCGCGAGGATGAGGCGTACTACCCGCCGGCCCTGCCGTCCACCTCCAACCTGTCCAACCTCTACGAGTACACGCTGCTCTCGAAGAGGACGCCGGCGTCGAAGAG GCTCCTCTCCAAAACTACACAACCCTCGCCCACTCCCCTGGTGACGCTATGCGGCGCGCCGCCTCCGTCCAGGAAGCGCGAAGAGCTGGCCGCGCTCGCCAACTTGCGCAAGAAGGTGGCtcccgcgctgctgcccgacaG CCCGGGACACTCCCCGGGGCGCTGTGCGGGCGCCGCCTCGTCCAGGAAGCGCGAGGAGCTGGCCGCGCTCGCCAACCTGCGCAAGAAGGTGGCtcccgcgctgctgcccgacaG GAAGCGCGAGGAGCTGGCCGCGCTCGCCAACCTGCGCAAGAAGGTGGCtcccgcgctgctgcccgacaGGTGA